Below is a genomic region from Deltaproteobacteria bacterium.
GCTTTGAACGGCGGTTGAAACCGCTCAGCCGTGATGTCAAGACTCGAACGACAGCTCTACACTCACGCCTGGCGATACTGGATCAACCAGCTGCTGTTGCCGTTTAAGCTGGTGCTACCGCAGCCCCTGATCGCCAGGATTCCCGGCCTGACCACTAACCTGGACATCCGCGTGGGGGTGGTGCTCGCTGAGGTGCGCGGCACGCTGGTGGACATCGGCTGCGGCACCAACCGCCTGGTGCAGCGGTATCGGGCACAGGGCGGCGAGGGGCAAGGACTCGACGTCCATCCGTGGCCCGGGGTTGATCGGGTGGTCGCGGACACCCGCGCGCTGCCGTATCCGTCCGGTTCCGTCGACACCGTCACATTCGTCGCTTCTCTCAACCACATCCCCGACCGCGAAGCTGTGCTGCGCGAGGCTGTGCGAATCCTGCGGCCGGGCGGTCGAGTCGTGATTACTTATCTCACGCCGCTGGTCTCGCGCCTGTGGCATGCGTGGGCGTTCTGGGATGCCGACCAGCACGAACGGGGGATGGAGCCGGGTGAGAGGTTTGGCTTCACCGACGCCGAAATCGGCGCCATGTTGGAGCGGGCGGGCTTGCGGGTGTTGCGGCGCGCCGGTTTTTCTTGGCACCTGAACCACCTGTACGTATGCGAAAAGCCCGCGGCCTAGGCGCTTGCCCTGATCACGGAAACGTCGCAAGCTGCGCCTGCGATGGCGGCCACGTTGCAGATCACCATTGACGGCGCCGCGGCGGAGCCGCTGCGCTTTGCCGCCGCCGAACTGCAGCGCTACCTCGCGGCCATCACCGGATCCGCCGCCGAGGTGCGCTCGGCGCAGTTGTCTGGGCAGCTGCTGGTGTTGGGGCCGCTGCCGGAGCGGGTGCCGGAGCCGCCGGCAGACGCCGACGGCTTTGTCATCGAGCCGACCGCTGCCGGCGCCGTCATCTCCGGGGCATCGCCGCGGGCCGTGTTGCACGGTGTCTATGCGCTGCTCGAACAGCAGGGCTGCCGCTGGTCGCTCCACGGCCGCGCCCACGAGGTGGTGCCGCGTTTGCCCGCGCTGGCACCGATCCGTGCGGTGCGGGTGCAGCCGCGCTTCGAGGTTTGCGGCTACAGCGCGGACATCATGACGTGGCATTACGCCGATGCCGCACACTTGAGTGAACATCTCGAAGCCGACTGCGAGTTCATCGACTGGATGGGCAAGAGCGGCGCCAACGCCTACTTGCTCATCCGCCATCCTTTCGATTCGCAGCTGACCATCCCCGAGCTGGTGCCTGAGTTCAACCGTCGCGGCATCGCGGCCGAGTATGGCGGCCATGTCATCCCGCTGTTGCTGCCGCGCGAGTTGTTCGCCCGGCACCCGGAGTATTTCCCTTGTGCCGCCGGCGGCGCCCGCAGCGAGTTCGGCAACCTCTGCACCGCCAATGCGGGGGCGCTGCGCCTGGCCACCGAGAATGCCGTGCGCTACGTGCGCGAGTATCCGGAACTGAGCGTGCTGCACATTTGGGGGGCGGACTTGTGGGACGGCGGGTGGTGCCATTGCGCCGCCTGTGCCGGGGTGACGGTGCAAGACCAAAGCCTGCGCCTTTGCAACGCGGTGGCGACCGCGCTGGCGGAGCAGGGCGAAGCCCGGCCGGTGTGTTACTTGGCCTATCACGACACCATCGCGCCGGAGTTGCAGCTGCGGCCGGCCGAGAACGTCTACGTCGAGTTCGCCCCGCGCGAGCGCTGCTATGCGCATGCGCTCGACGACCCCTGCTGCGCCGCCAACCGGCGTTATCGCCGGGCGCTCGAAGGCTACGCCGAACGCTTCGACGGGCGGGTGCGCTTCTTCGAGTACTACGCTGACGCGATCCTATTCTGCGGCTGTGCGCTGCCGCTGGGCGAAGTCATCGCGGCCGATCTCGACTACTACCATCGCCTGGGCATTCGCCAGATCACCAACTTACAGTTCGGTGCTTTCAGCTTGTGGGCCTATCCCCTCAACTTCCTCGCTTACGCCGCGGCCGCCCGCAGCCGGCGTTGCGACCTGGCGCAGGTGCGCGAGCAATACGCCGAGGGTTTTTCTCGCCAGCGCGATCTGGCAGCGGCGGCGCTGCGGGAGTTGGAGACCATCATGGGCCCCGTCGTCACCTATGGTGACATTCGCCGGCCACCGTTGCGGCCGCGGGCGGCGGCGGCACTGCGGCCGCGGCTCGAGTCGGCAATCCAACGCCTGGGGCGACTCGCAGAGGCCCTCGCGCCGGCGCTCGAGCCGGGCGGCGAGCTGGTGGCCTTGCAGGCCCAGCTGCGCTACAACGCCGCGGTGCTCGCCGGCGTCGGTGAGCAGCTCGCCGGCCGCGACCCCCGGCACGCCTATGAGCGCGCGCTGGCGATCATGGAAAACGTCGAGCGCCGCTTCAAGGGCTTGTGGGGAGCGGAGAACCTGCCGGTCATTCATGCCTACCATGATGCCGCGATAGCGGAGGCGCGGGGATGAAGAGCCGAGTGCGCGTGGCGCTGGTCCTCTTGCTGATTCTGCTGGTGGCGGGCCTCTTCGGCCGCCCGTTGTTGATTGGTCCGCCAGGCGACGCATCGCGCTACTTGTTGCTCGAGGTTGGCGGGGCGTACGCCGAGGCGGCGCCGGCGGGGCTGCTCGGCCGCGTCTTTCGCCGCCGCGAGCACACGCTTTTGGAGCTGCTGGCCACACTCAAGAGTGCGGCCAAGGACGATCGCATCCGCGGCCTGGTCGTGCGCGTCACCAAGTTGCAGATCGGCTGGGCCAAAGCCCAAGACATCCGCGCTGCCCTCGGCGACTTCAAGGCCGGCGGCAAGCCGGTGATCGCCTATCTCGAGCACGAGGCCGGCGCCGGCAATCTCGAATACTACGTCGCCAGTGCCGCCACCGAGGTGTATCTGCCGCCCAACGCCAGTGCGCCGTTGACCGGGCTGTTGTCGCAGTTCTTCTTTTTCGGCGGCGTCTGGGAGAAGCTCGACATCGAAATGAACGTCGAGAAGATCCGCGAGTACAAGACCGCGGGTGACATGCTGGCCAACAAGTCTATGACCGCGGCTCACCGCGAGATGGCCGACTCGTTGCTCGACAGCATCAATCAGCAGTTCATCGCCGGAATCGCGGCGGCGCGCGGCTTGGACGAGGCGGCGGTGCAGGCGGTGGTGAACCAGTGCCCGATCGAGCCCGCGGCGTTCGCCGCCACCCGCCTCAGCGATGGGGTGAAGTTCCTCGACGAAATCCGCCATGACTTGGTGGGGGCGGCGGGAAAGTTCCTCACCGCCCAGGAGTATCGGCCGGCCGGCCGTTCGGCGCCGGGCTTCGATTGGCGGCCGAAACTGGCTGTGATCTACGCGGTCGGGCCGATCCACACCGGCGCGGCGGGCGGCGGGGTGGCGGATGATTCGGTTGGCGCCGATACGCTGGCGGAGGCGTTCGAGCAGGCGAGCAGCGACAGTGATATCGGGGCGATCGTATTTCGCATCGACAGCCCGGGCGGCTCGGCGCTGGCGTCGGACTTGATCTGGCGCGCCGCCCAGCGGGCCAAGGCCAAGAAGCCGGTGATGGTGTCGATGTCGGATGTGGCCGGCTCCGGGGGCTACTATATCGCCGCCGCCGGCACGCGGATCGTGGCGCAGCCGGGCTCGCTGACGGGCTCGATCGGCGTGGTGTTGGCCAAGCCCAACATTCGCGGCTTCCTCGGCAAGCT
It encodes:
- the sppA gene encoding signal peptide peptidase SppA, whose protein sequence is MKSRVRVALVLLLILLVAGLFGRPLLIGPPGDASRYLLLEVGGAYAEAAPAGLLGRVFRRREHTLLELLATLKSAAKDDRIRGLVVRVTKLQIGWAKAQDIRAALGDFKAGGKPVIAYLEHEAGAGNLEYYVASAATEVYLPPNASAPLTGLLSQFFFFGGVWEKLDIEMNVEKIREYKTAGDMLANKSMTAAHREMADSLLDSINQQFIAGIAAARGLDEAAVQAVVNQCPIEPAAFAATRLSDGVKFLDEIRHDLVGAAGKFLTAQEYRPAGRSAPGFDWRPKLAVIYAVGPIHTGAAGGGVADDSVGADTLAEAFEQASSDSDIGAIVFRIDSPGGSALASDLIWRAAQRAKAKKPVMVSMSDVAGSGGYYIAAAGTRIVAQPGSLTGSIGVVLAKPNIRGFLGKLGITTETLTRGRFARLDDMTSSASPEERAKVVAAMEHIYDVFLARVSEGRLLTRERVNELGRGRVWTGSQAKDNGLIDELGGFMRAIELAKEAAGIAPAQEVRLQFYPRPKNTIARLAGYLEARAALPMPPAWQRVAAVLLPLSFPDEAILALMAEVVEIR
- a CDS encoding class I SAM-dependent methyltransferase; amino-acid sequence: MSRLERQLYTHAWRYWINQLLLPFKLVLPQPLIARIPGLTTNLDIRVGVVLAEVRGTLVDIGCGTNRLVQRYRAQGGEGQGLDVHPWPGVDRVVADTRALPYPSGSVDTVTFVASLNHIPDREAVLREAVRILRPGGRVVITYLTPLVSRLWHAWAFWDADQHERGMEPGERFGFTDAEIGAMLERAGLRVLRRAGFSWHLNHLYVCEKPAA
- a CDS encoding DUF4838 domain-containing protein — encoded protein: MAATLQITIDGAAAEPLRFAAAELQRYLAAITGSAAEVRSAQLSGQLLVLGPLPERVPEPPADADGFVIEPTAAGAVISGASPRAVLHGVYALLEQQGCRWSLHGRAHEVVPRLPALAPIRAVRVQPRFEVCGYSADIMTWHYADAAHLSEHLEADCEFIDWMGKSGANAYLLIRHPFDSQLTIPELVPEFNRRGIAAEYGGHVIPLLLPRELFARHPEYFPCAAGGARSEFGNLCTANAGALRLATENAVRYVREYPELSVLHIWGADLWDGGWCHCAACAGVTVQDQSLRLCNAVATALAEQGEARPVCYLAYHDTIAPELQLRPAENVYVEFAPRERCYAHALDDPCCAANRRYRRALEGYAERFDGRVRFFEYYADAILFCGCALPLGEVIAADLDYYHRLGIRQITNLQFGAFSLWAYPLNFLAYAAAARSRRCDLAQVREQYAEGFSRQRDLAAAALRELETIMGPVVTYGDIRRPPLRPRAAAALRPRLESAIQRLGRLAEALAPALEPGGELVALQAQLRYNAAVLAGVGEQLAGRDPRHAYERALAIMENVERRFKGLWGAENLPVIHAYHDAAIAEARG